One Pseudoalteromonas sp. UG3-2 DNA window includes the following coding sequences:
- a CDS encoding four helix bundle protein, with amino-acid sequence MDYKQLPIWRSANLLLVTIEEAVLHFPRYHKYTLGSELRQKAMRICQCIHRAVTRRRSKAKLVQQLSELIDDLKCQVQLAKELHAFKSFSQFQSVVELVVGLGKQAGGWLKQTRAELPLNQGR; translated from the coding sequence ATGGACTACAAACAATTACCCATTTGGCGCTCGGCAAATTTGTTGTTAGTTACCATTGAAGAGGCTGTGTTGCATTTTCCTCGTTATCACAAATACACCTTGGGGAGTGAATTGCGGCAAAAAGCAATGCGTATTTGCCAGTGTATTCATAGGGCTGTTACTCGCAGGCGCAGTAAAGCTAAGCTTGTGCAGCAGCTTTCGGAACTAATAGATGACCTAAAATGTCAGGTGCAATTGGCAAAAGAGCTCCATGCGTTTAAGTCATTTAGTCAGTTTCAATCGGTGGTAGAGTTAGTTGTCGGCTTGGGTAAACAAGCTGGCGGCTGGTTAAAGCAAACACGGGCTGAATTGCCTCTCAATCAAGGGAGGTAA
- a CDS encoding PKD domain-containing protein produces the protein MKNKFTLSCIALSLLLTGCGSDDSSVEVPINDNSGDKTTDIDKVPVIADIADVTVDEKATATIVADVEDDGEVTFTWEQISGPDLILEEANSDELVITAPATTDNEVAKLRLTVTDVSEQTATTDVTVNINQLFNQVTLVGKVIGVDLAGGTVTAQYGENENNSVAQIDEEGEYSVSLKQDDDESTSAVVSLYAQGSDDKSTIALQSYTSSFASLQSQAGDDNILSFDELTQLQLSPFSSATAALLEAHNGDTINNLEQLQQSSFSIDHEHRMNSAIVYQIYLDEQNFTDDPPPAASSFTSDVNAVSTPTAQTSLDWLKDPEEFGQYLNEKLGSPEYVEAKAKLLETEQLNVISSVPEVLYLPDYFYFPGGGGTKITFNSDGTGTASIGKHADSMKWVFEEGLITITPQEERLLKSSFTVFRTDKQGNKTEVTITEWLDTITISLTDLGHTALSAEIKMSKSREYSNRAGEVTSYTLTSQNAAYSSEHHQAVDITSGQTISLPLLSFNNLIENASFSSALFTFDNTNSGTLHLLNDETVSYNWQYLGQGVNKKVVIDVPTLDLNFEFQLLTPQASRYMVYGKAQQSNESRTIVGTAYNLEPEANWVKEEVVGVWSRLYAGRNFDSFWYELYDDGKSYSVRTYDSNNDGLLSEAEVNIDHGRWQLDNGELTLDSYQDPNCTYVGCQLESSRTFTILSKTPYKRTVLEEVSFADGWSAQKTFDLTTHTARPFSQYLPESLIGTVLPQFAPNHHVPNLVDVESLIDKELYTLEHDNWSNQEVSSLYLEQGGEFTYSGTQNITGDYEFKADHRVRLEVDESSWYFATLAKQDSTYLSGLDGNVSPYFTLKNSAESYAEAVKLKEPVASFKDLQEQAIFMADRSREGDWVITYLIINEETITVYDDADFSDVQATMNYTQNEDGSVIVSGNKLFIAQHNSQFSTVITVDGDGRDFNYFFYTAEQVNNFVEAANQLQALASH, from the coding sequence ATGAAAAACAAATTCACCTTGAGTTGTATTGCCTTGAGCTTGCTATTGACGGGGTGTGGCTCAGACGATTCATCTGTAGAGGTTCCAATAAATGATAACTCTGGAGATAAAACCACTGATATCGATAAGGTACCTGTGATCGCAGACATTGCGGATGTGACCGTCGATGAAAAGGCGACAGCAACAATAGTGGCAGATGTTGAAGATGATGGTGAGGTGACTTTTACTTGGGAGCAAATCAGCGGCCCTGATCTGATTTTAGAGGAGGCTAATAGCGATGAGCTTGTTATTACTGCTCCAGCTACAACAGACAATGAAGTGGCAAAACTGCGCTTAACAGTGACCGACGTCAGTGAACAAACGGCTACTACAGACGTCACCGTAAACATTAATCAGCTGTTCAACCAAGTCACGTTAGTGGGTAAGGTAATTGGTGTTGACCTAGCAGGGGGGACTGTTACCGCTCAGTATGGTGAAAATGAAAACAACAGTGTTGCGCAAATTGATGAAGAGGGTGAATATAGCGTTTCCTTAAAGCAAGACGATGACGAGTCAACTTCAGCTGTTGTCTCTTTATATGCACAAGGTAGCGATGATAAAAGTACCATTGCGCTGCAATCTTACACTTCAAGTTTTGCTTCTTTACAATCTCAAGCAGGTGACGACAACATACTGTCATTTGATGAACTTACACAATTACAACTATCACCCTTTAGCAGTGCAACGGCAGCTTTATTGGAAGCACATAATGGCGATACCATCAACAATTTGGAACAGTTGCAACAAAGTTCGTTCAGCATTGATCATGAGCATAGAATGAATAGCGCAATTGTTTATCAAATATATTTAGATGAGCAAAATTTCACTGATGATCCACCTCCTGCAGCTAGCAGTTTTACAAGTGACGTTAACGCGGTGTCAACCCCAACAGCACAAACCTCTCTAGACTGGCTCAAAGATCCCGAGGAGTTTGGTCAATACTTGAATGAAAAACTGGGTTCCCCAGAGTATGTTGAGGCTAAAGCAAAATTGCTTGAAACCGAGCAGTTGAATGTTATTTCCTCGGTCCCTGAGGTACTGTACTTACCAGACTATTTTTATTTTCCTGGTGGCGGAGGAACTAAGATCACCTTCAACTCTGACGGCACAGGGACCGCTTCAATAGGCAAGCACGCTGATTCGATGAAGTGGGTATTTGAAGAGGGTTTAATTACCATAACTCCTCAAGAAGAGCGTTTGCTAAAATCAAGTTTTACCGTTTTTCGAACTGATAAACAAGGCAATAAAACTGAGGTAACCATTACCGAGTGGCTGGATACTATAACGATTAGTTTAACTGATCTTGGCCATACAGCACTGAGTGCTGAAATAAAAATGAGTAAGAGTAGGGAATACTCCAACAGGGCTGGGGAAGTTACGAGTTATACCCTTACTTCACAAAATGCTGCGTATAGTAGTGAACACCACCAAGCGGTGGACATTACCTCTGGCCAAACCATCAGTTTGCCGTTACTTAGCTTTAATAATTTAATCGAAAATGCAAGCTTCAGTTCGGCATTATTCACATTTGATAACACCAATAGTGGCACACTTCATTTATTAAATGATGAAACCGTTTCCTACAATTGGCAGTACTTGGGGCAAGGTGTAAATAAAAAAGTAGTAATAGATGTACCGACGTTAGACCTTAACTTTGAATTTCAGCTGCTAACGCCACAAGCTAGCCGTTATATGGTTTATGGTAAAGCGCAACAGTCAAATGAGTCTAGAACTATAGTCGGAACGGCTTATAATTTAGAACCGGAAGCTAACTGGGTTAAAGAAGAAGTCGTAGGCGTATGGAGTAGACTGTATGCTGGGAGGAATTTTGATTCGTTTTGGTATGAGCTCTATGATGATGGTAAGTCTTACTCTGTTAGAACCTATGACTCCAATAACGATGGATTACTGAGCGAGGCTGAGGTCAATATTGATCACGGTCGCTGGCAATTAGATAATGGTGAGCTCACGCTTGATAGCTATCAGGATCCCAATTGTACCTATGTAGGTTGTCAGCTGGAGAGTTCAAGAACTTTTACCATTTTAAGTAAAACGCCGTATAAACGTACCGTCCTTGAAGAAGTAAGTTTTGCTGATGGTTGGTCTGCTCAAAAAACCTTTGACTTAACCACTCATACCGCTCGTCCGTTCAGCCAATACCTGCCTGAGTCATTGATTGGTACTGTGCTACCACAGTTTGCACCTAATCATCATGTTCCAAATTTGGTTGATGTGGAGTCATTAATTGATAAAGAGCTCTATACCCTCGAACATGATAACTGGAGTAACCAAGAGGTCAGTTCACTCTATTTAGAGCAAGGAGGAGAGTTTACTTATTCAGGTACTCAGAACATCACTGGAGATTACGAGTTTAAAGCAGACCACCGTGTTCGTTTAGAGGTTGATGAAAGCAGTTGGTATTTTGCTACTTTAGCAAAGCAGGATAGTACGTATCTTAGCGGTTTGGATGGTAATGTAAGTCCATATTTCACCCTCAAAAACAGCGCTGAGAGCTACGCAGAGGCTGTTAAGCTAAAGGAACCAGTAGCCTCGTTTAAAGACTTACAAGAACAGGCTATTTTTATGGCTGATAGAAGTCGCGAAGGTGATTGGGTTATTACCTACCTTATTATAAATGAAGAAACGATTACGGTGTACGACGATGCTGATTTTAGCGACGTACAAGCAACGATGAACTACACTCAGAATGAAGATGGCAGTGTAATTGTTTCGGGTAATAAATTGTTTATTGCACAGCATAATAGTCAGTTTAGTACAGTAATAACTGTTGATGGCGATGGTAGAGATTTTAATTACTTCTTTTATACAGCCGAACAAGTTAATAACTTTGTAGAAGCGGCAAACCAATTACAGGCACTGGCATCACACTAG
- a CDS encoding RNA-directed DNA polymerase, producing MCAAQFADRVVHHLLFNYLEPLLEKELIYDVASNRKGKGTHFAVNRLKGFMQKYNGISSGGYFLQLDIRNFFYSVHQHILIAQLQQKLSKWANKGKITKALAKQLLWLTQQVVHQSINHSIAGENCIRLGSAAEFNRIPKHKRLESVPIGQGLPIGNLTSQLLANLYLNDLDQFVKHQLKCKHYVRYVDDFILCHSNKQQLQQWHLQIAEFLQQRLKLHLKPQFTLAPIGNGADFLGYIVRPHYTLVRKRVLGNFHEKMQWFERCIVKPQNQGVLLDLHPDKVKKLRATLASYWGHFKHANSYRLCEALVKRYSWLKLLFGFSTDWQHIYPLYEPQTPLRFKGQLGFFAHYYPRCCLLIQCGNRVYVNPSRQQRNYQTYSVPMHKLNTLRQQMQKRRVSYVLITERGYTRIKNKRRAVRLMSFPQNGWRDYASAHPTLP from the coding sequence GTGTGTGCGGCACAATTTGCCGACAGGGTAGTCCATCATTTGCTTTTTAACTACTTAGAGCCGTTGCTAGAAAAAGAATTGATTTATGACGTAGCGTCCAACCGCAAGGGCAAGGGGACTCACTTTGCCGTTAACCGGCTAAAAGGCTTTATGCAAAAATACAATGGTATTTCGAGTGGCGGTTATTTTTTGCAATTAGATATCCGCAACTTTTTTTATTCAGTGCATCAGCACATACTTATAGCGCAACTACAACAAAAGCTTAGCAAGTGGGCAAACAAAGGTAAGATAACCAAAGCGCTAGCTAAGCAGCTATTGTGGTTAACACAGCAAGTTGTGCACCAAAGTATTAATCATTCGATAGCAGGCGAAAACTGTATTCGTTTGGGGAGTGCCGCTGAGTTTAACCGTATTCCTAAGCATAAAAGGTTAGAAAGCGTTCCTATTGGGCAAGGGCTGCCTATTGGTAATTTAACCAGTCAACTATTGGCAAACCTGTATTTAAACGACCTTGACCAATTCGTTAAGCACCAACTGAAATGCAAACATTACGTTCGCTATGTCGATGACTTTATCTTGTGCCATTCAAATAAACAGCAGTTGCAACAATGGCATTTGCAAATTGCTGAGTTTTTGCAGCAGCGCTTAAAGCTGCATCTTAAACCCCAATTTACCTTAGCACCCATTGGTAACGGGGCAGACTTTTTAGGCTATATTGTGCGCCCTCATTATACATTGGTAAGAAAGCGTGTACTGGGTAACTTTCATGAAAAAATGCAGTGGTTCGAGCGATGTATTGTTAAGCCGCAAAACCAAGGTGTTTTGTTGGATTTACACCCAGATAAGGTAAAAAAGCTAAGGGCAACGCTAGCCAGCTATTGGGGGCATTTTAAACACGCTAACAGTTATAGACTCTGTGAAGCCTTAGTTAAACGGTACAGTTGGCTTAAACTATTATTTGGCTTTTCAACAGACTGGCAACATATTTACCCTTTATACGAGCCGCAAACGCCGTTGCGATTTAAAGGTCAGCTAGGTTTTTTTGCGCATTATTACCCGCGGTGTTGTTTGTTAATTCAGTGCGGCAACCGCGTATATGTTAACCCCTCAAGGCAGCAACGTAATTACCAAACGTATAGCGTGCCGATGCACAAACTCAATACGCTGCGCCAACAAATGCAAAAGCGGAGGGTATCTTATGTACTCATTACCGAACGCGGGTATACCCGCATAAAAAATAAACGCCGCGCGGTGCGGTTAATGTCGTTCCCACAAAACGGTTGGCGCGATTATGCATCGGCACACCCAACCCTACCGTAG
- a CDS encoding ECF-type sigma factor, translating to MDVIALLTNWQRDCKESEEKLKVLVYNHLKKVCSAHLHNYKAQIDATFILNNLPNTTCLLHQSLMELVPPSYGVEHKTQFNRYLSLFVRNMLRDEIRKLKAQKRTPPTLKHNEAIDAPPEQYLALDSALSQLAKQHPVKADIFSQHYFLGLKAEELAAQLDISKATVYRELEAAKAFIRMNT from the coding sequence ATGGATGTCATTGCATTGCTTACAAATTGGCAACGAGATTGTAAAGAAAGCGAAGAGAAGCTTAAGGTGTTGGTTTATAATCACCTAAAAAAGGTGTGCAGCGCACACTTACACAATTATAAAGCACAAATCGATGCCACTTTTATCCTCAACAATTTACCTAATACCACATGCTTATTGCACCAATCATTAATGGAACTCGTGCCACCGAGTTATGGTGTGGAGCATAAAACCCAATTTAATCGCTACCTAAGTTTATTTGTGCGTAATATGTTGCGAGACGAAATCCGCAAGCTCAAAGCACAAAAAAGAACCCCACCAACGTTAAAACACAATGAAGCCATTGATGCTCCTCCAGAACAATACCTCGCGTTAGATAGCGCACTTTCGCAACTTGCCAAACAGCACCCTGTAAAGGCTGATATATTTTCACAGCATTACTTTTTAGGGCTAAAAGCAGAAGAGCTTGCAGCACAACTTGATATTTCAAAAGCCACCGTTTACAGGGAGCTTGAGGCCGCTAAGGCTTTTATTAGAATGAATACATAA
- a CDS encoding serine/threonine-protein kinase, whose protein sequence is MAGEQIQHFKLTTLLGSGGMGVVYLAERCDGQLEQQVAIKIIAPSVTLLTSKELAFKEAQYLARLNHPNIAKIYDVGTTESGLIYLIMEYIEGEPLQVYCKNRPNKELLPLFIKVCDAVSYSHQNRIIHGDLKPDNILVDKLGEPKLVDFGVAHTLSEQSDATYSAYINGLSKDYASPEQLAGEPLTTQSDVYSLGKILEKTIKSNNYEVKTIIEHACKKQNKRYPTPSLFAQDIKNYMNKVPISINQSLLYSGKKFIQRNPLSSLATVLFICVVLAFSTFLIHKNAQLSQEKQTTEHIAKFMIDTFANGNPEVNSGQSVLAKDLLWRNIETAERRFSTAPHILFEIKTTIADSLYGLGEYERARDVYRSSLSLVSPRVHQVNLVKLKIAKCYTALNDYKQAIDITAKLLKDNTLLPNEKLTALWFNGKALDHNGQFELAEKQLIQALNLVKDPIVKADILLDLAHNQQSQSLYKESVKTRKQSLELLMQYLPKTHHKIAYSQIELSAMLNNLTQYEEAITIGERGLTSSIKIYGESHPYVAKSMQNIAITYSELKRFDKARELLKRSINIQKDIYKKPNQDSVVGFIHIGNLEYKAKNYSEAEQHYNHALLQAKSMNSVNPYLLIAIKNGLARIYIENKQFELARNQFDNLITMTEKHFGADHARTGLIIRNALPAYIALNEVDIAKEKAKKAIQILSRNYGESHQYVQKVRTMISGL, encoded by the coding sequence TTGGCTGGCGAGCAAATTCAGCACTTTAAATTGACGACTTTGCTAGGCTCAGGCGGCATGGGGGTGGTATACCTTGCCGAGCGCTGTGACGGCCAGCTAGAACAACAAGTTGCGATTAAAATTATCGCCCCTTCCGTGACGTTACTGACATCAAAAGAATTGGCATTTAAAGAAGCGCAATATTTAGCTCGCTTAAACCACCCCAATATTGCCAAAATTTACGATGTCGGCACCACTGAGTCTGGCTTAATTTACCTAATAATGGAGTACATTGAAGGCGAACCACTTCAAGTATATTGTAAAAATCGTCCGAATAAAGAACTGCTGCCGCTGTTTATAAAAGTGTGTGATGCCGTGAGCTATTCCCACCAAAACCGAATTATTCATGGCGATTTAAAGCCCGATAACATACTTGTAGATAAGCTAGGTGAGCCAAAACTGGTGGACTTTGGCGTTGCTCATACCCTAAGCGAGCAAAGTGACGCCACCTACTCGGCCTACATAAATGGCCTGAGTAAAGACTACGCCAGCCCCGAGCAGCTGGCCGGGGAGCCGCTCACTACGCAAAGTGATGTGTATAGTTTGGGTAAAATTTTAGAAAAGACCATAAAGTCAAATAATTACGAAGTAAAAACAATAATAGAACATGCTTGTAAAAAACAAAATAAGCGATACCCAACACCTTCCTTATTTGCGCAAGACATTAAGAACTATATGAACAAAGTCCCCATAAGCATTAACCAAAGCTTACTTTATTCTGGGAAAAAATTTATACAACGCAACCCTCTTTCAAGCCTGGCAACCGTACTATTTATATGTGTAGTGTTAGCTTTTTCAACATTCCTAATCCATAAAAACGCTCAACTAAGTCAAGAAAAACAAACTACTGAGCACATTGCTAAGTTTATGATTGACACTTTTGCGAATGGCAATCCAGAAGTTAACTCAGGTCAATCAGTTTTAGCTAAAGACTTGTTATGGAGAAATATTGAAACCGCTGAAAGAAGATTCTCAACAGCTCCTCATATTTTATTTGAAATCAAAACGACTATTGCGGACTCTCTTTATGGCCTCGGTGAATATGAAAGGGCGCGAGATGTGTATCGCTCCTCGCTTTCGCTAGTCTCACCTCGGGTTCATCAAGTTAACCTGGTAAAGCTCAAGATTGCAAAGTGTTATACCGCTTTAAATGATTACAAGCAGGCTATAGATATCACAGCTAAACTTCTGAAAGATAACACTTTACTACCAAATGAGAAGTTAACCGCGCTCTGGTTTAACGGTAAAGCCCTTGATCACAATGGTCAATTTGAACTTGCAGAAAAACAACTAATCCAAGCCTTAAACTTAGTTAAAGATCCAATAGTCAAGGCTGACATTTTACTTGATTTGGCACATAACCAACAAAGTCAATCTTTATACAAAGAGTCTGTAAAAACAAGAAAGCAGTCACTAGAACTACTAATGCAATACCTACCCAAAACACATCACAAAATAGCTTATTCACAGATTGAACTTTCAGCAATGCTTAATAACTTAACCCAATACGAAGAGGCAATAACCATTGGAGAGCGAGGCCTAACTAGCAGTATAAAAATTTATGGTGAGTCGCACCCATACGTTGCTAAGAGCATGCAAAATATAGCGATCACTTATAGTGAACTAAAGCGCTTTGACAAAGCACGAGAGTTGCTAAAGCGTTCAATTAACATTCAAAAAGATATTTACAAAAAACCTAATCAAGATAGTGTCGTCGGTTTTATCCACATAGGAAACCTAGAGTATAAAGCGAAAAATTACTCAGAAGCAGAGCAGCATTATAACCACGCGCTTTTGCAAGCAAAATCCATGAATTCGGTAAACCCATATTTATTAATTGCTATTAAAAACGGACTAGCAAGAATCTACATAGAAAATAAACAATTTGAGCTTGCCAGAAATCAATTTGATAATTTGATAACTATGACAGAAAAGCATTTTGGCGCAGACCACGCAAGAACAGGTTTGATAATACGCAATGCTTTGCCTGCATATATTGCCCTGAATGAAGTCGATATCGCCAAAGAAAAAGCGAAAAAAGCAATACAAATTCTTTCTAGAAACTATGGCGAATCTCATCAGTATGTGCAAAAGGTTAGAACTATGATTAGTGGCTTATGA
- a CDS encoding Lcl domain-containing protein, protein MAWSSSPNANNNNNAWNVNFNNGNDNNNNKNNNKHVRLVRAGK, encoded by the coding sequence GTGGCTTGGTCGAGCTCGCCCAATGCCAACAACAATAACAACGCGTGGAACGTCAATTTCAATAATGGCAACGACAACAACAATAATAAGAACAACAACAAACACGTTCGATTGGTTAGAGCCGGAAAGTGA
- a CDS encoding Lcl C-terminal domain-containing protein — translation MKISTILLFTLLVFGGAFNEAYGECQDNIPPSTPTSRFTLNDNGTVTDNQTGLMWMRCSLGQAWDGTTCTESVSTYTWAEALASADESNYAGFSDWYLPNIKELASIVEAACYNPAINQTVFPNTASSSYWSSSPHAYYGNYAWSVYFNRGYDYNLHKDNGTHVRLVRAGADQ, via the coding sequence ATGAAAATATCAACAATATTATTATTTACACTGCTGGTGTTTGGGGGAGCTTTTAATGAAGCTTACGGGGAATGTCAGGATAATATACCCCCTTCAACCCCAACTAGCCGTTTTACCCTTAACGATAACGGCACGGTAACCGACAACCAAACCGGGCTTATGTGGATGCGCTGTAGTTTAGGGCAAGCCTGGGATGGCACTACGTGCACAGAAAGTGTATCTACTTATACTTGGGCAGAGGCTTTGGCCAGTGCTGATGAAAGCAACTATGCGGGTTTTAGCGACTGGTATTTGCCTAATATTAAAGAACTCGCCTCAATTGTAGAAGCCGCTTGCTATAATCCAGCCATAAATCAAACTGTATTTCCCAACACGGCAAGTAGTAGTTATTGGTCGAGCTCGCCCCATGCCTACTACGGTAACTACGCGTGGAGCGTCTATTTCAATCGTGGCTACGACTACAACCTTCATAAGGACAACGGCACTCACGTTCGATTGGTTAGAGCCGGCGCCGATCAATAA